In Shinella sp. XGS7, a single genomic region encodes these proteins:
- a CDS encoding branched-chain amino acid ABC transporter substrate-binding protein, producing the protein MYSSCKHVLRATVAAGLVAAALPVLAQKGETVKIAWIDPLSGLMAPVGQNQVKSFQFFAEKFNASNPAGVKFEIIAIDNKLSPAESLNALKSAIDQGVRYVTQGNGSGAALAIIDAINKHNERNPGKEVVYLNHSAVDPDLTNSKCSYWHFRMDADTSMKMEAMSSFIKDQPEIKKVYLLNQNYAHGHQVAKYAKETLARKRPDIQIAGEDLHPLAQVRDFAPYVAKIKASGADTVITGNWGSDLALLIKAANEAGYTGKFFTYYAGVTGTPTALGAGSVGRVYQISYNHYNMGGQMQKWQEEFQKKFDADFYTGSVVHIYTLLSEAMAKAKSTDPVKVAAALEGLKSKSFNGEVEVRKTDHQLQQTLYLSVWQKTDAKNTYSAEKTGMTFAPVRTFEPYVSSTPTSCQMKRPG; encoded by the coding sequence ATGTACAGCAGCTGCAAGCATGTCCTGAGGGCCACCGTGGCGGCGGGTCTCGTCGCCGCGGCGCTGCCGGTCCTGGCGCAGAAGGGTGAGACGGTGAAGATCGCCTGGATCGATCCGCTCTCCGGCCTGATGGCCCCGGTGGGGCAGAACCAGGTGAAGAGCTTCCAGTTCTTTGCCGAGAAGTTCAATGCCAGCAACCCGGCCGGCGTGAAGTTCGAGATCATCGCGATCGACAACAAGCTCAGCCCGGCCGAGAGCCTGAACGCGCTCAAGTCCGCCATCGACCAGGGTGTGCGCTACGTGACCCAGGGCAATGGTTCGGGCGCGGCCCTGGCCATCATCGACGCGATCAACAAGCACAACGAGCGCAATCCGGGCAAGGAGGTGGTCTACCTCAACCACTCGGCAGTGGACCCGGACCTGACCAACAGCAAGTGCAGCTACTGGCACTTCCGCATGGATGCCGACACCTCCATGAAGATGGAGGCCATGAGCAGCTTCATCAAGGACCAGCCCGAGATCAAGAAGGTCTACCTGCTCAACCAGAACTATGCCCACGGCCACCAGGTGGCCAAGTACGCCAAGGAGACCCTGGCGCGCAAGCGGCCCGACATCCAGATCGCCGGCGAGGACCTGCATCCCCTGGCCCAGGTGCGCGACTTCGCGCCCTATGTGGCCAAGATCAAGGCCAGCGGGGCCGACACCGTGATCACCGGCAACTGGGGCTCGGACCTGGCCCTGCTGATCAAGGCGGCCAATGAGGCGGGCTACACCGGCAAGTTCTTCACCTACTACGCCGGCGTCACCGGCACGCCCACCGCCCTGGGCGCCGGTTCGGTTGGGCGGGTCTACCAGATCTCCTACAACCACTACAACATGGGCGGCCAGATGCAGAAGTGGCAGGAGGAGTTCCAGAAGAAGTTCGACGCCGACTTCTACACCGGCAGCGTGGTCCACATCTACACCCTGCTGAGCGAGGCCATGGCCAAGGCCAAGAGCACCGACCCGGTCAAGGTGGCGGCGGCGCTGGAAGGGCTCAAGAGCAAGAGCTTCAACGGCGAGGTGGAGGTGCGCAAGACCGACCACCAGCTGCAGCAGACGCTCTATCTCTCGGTCTGGCAGAAGACCGATGCCAAGAACACTTACAGCGCGGAGAAGACCGGCATGACCTTCGCGCCGGTGCGCACCTTCGAGCCCTATGTGTCCAGCACGCCGACTTCCTGCCAGATGAAGCGGCCGGGCTGA